The Deltaproteobacteria bacterium CG2_30_66_27 genome has a segment encoding these proteins:
- a CDS encoding transcriptional regulator — protein MARTVIPLPIPAPQQLLDAETLGKFVRARRTRSGMGIHEAAAFCGVSVSTMTKLETAGGDVRLSTVLKVCRMLGVTLNIKAGAGE, from the coding sequence ATGGCCAGAACCGTCATCCCACTTCCGATCCCTGCCCCCCAGCAGTTGCTGGATGCCGAAACCTTGGGGAAATTTGTCCGCGCCCGCAGGACCCGGAGCGGCATGGGCATCCACGAGGCCGCGGCATTCTGCGGCGTGTCCGTAAGCACCATGACGAAGCTGGAAACAGCCGGCGGCGATGTGCGCCTGAGCACGGTTCTGAAGGTCTGCCGGATGCTGGGCGTCACTCTCAACATCAAGGCAGGGGCGGGCGAATGA
- a CDS encoding 2-hydroxyglutaryl-CoA dehydratase, with amino-acid sequence MTLYAGIDIGSLSTDVVLLDGNLAIVGSAVTATGASTRKAARQALDAALRNAGAKETEIAFTVATGYGRESAEGADLRVTEITCHARGARRLFPEALTVLDIGGQDSKVIRLGPDGKVADFAMNDKCAAGTGRFLEVMARTLEMDLERMGERSLLATRSLSVSSTCTVFAESEVVSLIASGAAPEEIAWGVHLAISERIAALADRLGMAPPAVLTGGVAKNPGARKALEDRFRIRFLVPDEPQLTGALGAALIASERTA; translated from the coding sequence TGACGCTCTACGCCGGGATCGACATCGGTTCCCTCTCCACCGACGTTGTCCTGCTCGACGGGAACCTCGCAATCGTCGGGTCGGCCGTCACCGCCACCGGCGCCTCCACTCGGAAAGCGGCCCGGCAGGCCCTCGACGCCGCGCTCCGGAACGCAGGGGCGAAGGAAACGGAGATCGCCTTCACCGTCGCGACGGGGTACGGAAGGGAATCGGCGGAGGGTGCCGACCTGCGCGTCACGGAGATCACGTGCCACGCCCGGGGGGCGAGGCGCCTCTTCCCCGAAGCGCTCACCGTCCTCGACATCGGCGGACAGGACAGCAAGGTGATCCGGCTGGGTCCGGACGGAAAAGTCGCCGACTTCGCCATGAACGACAAGTGCGCCGCGGGAACCGGGAGGTTCCTCGAGGTAATGGCCAGGACGCTCGAGATGGACCTGGAACGGATGGGGGAGCGCTCCCTCCTCGCCACCCGGTCGCTCTCCGTGAGCTCCACGTGCACGGTCTTCGCGGAGTCGGAGGTGGTGTCCCTCATCGCCTCGGGAGCCGCGCCGGAGGAGATCGCCTGGGGCGTGCACCTCGCGATTTCGGAGCGGATCGCCGCCCTCGCGGATCGGCTCGGGATGGCCCCCCCCGCGGTGCTGACCGGCGGCGTGGCGAAGAACCCGGGCGCGCGGAAGGCGCTCGAAGACCGGTTCCGGATCCGCTTCCTCGTGCCCGACGAGCCGCAGTTGACCGGCGCCCTGGGCGCGGCGCTGATCGCCTCCGAGCGGACCGCGTAG